In Oryzias melastigma strain HK-1 linkage group LG18, ASM292280v2, whole genome shotgun sequence, one DNA window encodes the following:
- the lratb.1 gene encoding uncharacterized protein lratb.1 isoform X4 yields MSSLARLLRAARPAGGRESRAFRAEKRLIWSLKTNFLHRSSASVPPPHTGSHRRDRSGSAGTGTVRIGCASGFWGDTATSVPQLIFGGELDFLVFDYLSEITMSLLTAARTKAPNLGYAPDFVHAALAPFINDIHRKGIRIVSNAGGVNPLACAEAIQEVVKKAGLDLKVAVVTGDDLMPRKGKMSEVKMADGEGVQRLPRTLHSMNAYLGAEPIRRCLDLGADVVVTGRCVDSAVALGPLMHAFGWRSSDYDLLAAGSSCCSCCCRVSLAGHLIECGAQSTGGIFTDWHTVPDWDVMGFPVVECSSDGSFLLSKPPKTGGLVSAGTVAEQLVYEIGDPRRYLLPDVTCDFSQVVLQEVPGAEGGAVSVRGARGFPPPHHYKVCATYLDGFRATAVCPVGGPRAAEKARRTAESLIKRTRRLFQLLSLDDFSAVNIQILGAEDTYGHNARNKESREAVIWMSVHHQQKKALEVFSREIASAGTGMAPGLTGIVGGRPRVSPVLKPFFFLQPKSELTVDIHLDGKLVESLKEAEPDTSLKDEAPPTSGDDLPDTELPSGPHSYRLEELAFTRSGDKGDSANIGVVARHPLFFPYLKKHLTTAVVQEYFSHLIEPGQHDAVTRGRPTDRCCWT; encoded by the exons ATGTCTAGCCTCGCGCGGCTGCTCCGGGCCGCGCGCCCCGCTGGCGGGCGGGAGTCACGCGCCTTTCGCGCAGAAAAACGCCTCATTTGGAGTCTGAAAACGAACTTTTTACACCGTAGTTCGGCTTCGGTTCCGCCCCCTCACACTGGCTCACACAGAAGAGACCGTTCCGGTTCTGCTGGGACCGGGACGGTCCGGATCGGCTGCGCCTCCGGGTTCTGGGGGGACACGGCCACCTCAG TGCCTCAGCTGATCTTCGGCGGGGAGCTGGACTTCCTGGTCTTCGACTACCTCAGTGAGATCACCATGTCTCTGCTCACCGCCGCCAGAACCAAGGCGCCT AACCTGGGTTATGCTCCAGACTTTGTCCACGCCGCTCTGGCGCCGTTCATCAACGACATCCACAGGAAAG GTATCCGTATCGTCAGTAACGCCGGCGGCGTGAACCCTCTGGCCTGCGCCGAGGCCATACAGGAGGTCGTCAAAAAGGCGGGGCTTGACCTTAAGGTTGCCGTGGTGACGGGCGATGACCTCATGCCGCGG AAGGGCAAAATGTCAGAAGTTAAGATGGCTGACGGCGAGGGCGTGCAGCGGCTGCCGCGGACGCTGCACAGCATGAACGCTTACCTGGG GGCCGAGCCCATCCGCCGCTGCCTGGACCTGGGCGCCGACGTGGTGGTGACGGGACGCTGCGTGGACAGCGCCGTGGCGCTGGGGCCGCTCATGCACGCT TTCGGGTGGAGAAGCAGCGACTATGATCTTCTGGCAGCAGGAAG CAGTTGTTGTAGCTGTTGCTGTCGTGTCAGTCTGGCAGGTCACCTGATCGAGTGTGGCGCCCAGAGCACGGGAGGCATCTTCACCGACTGGCACACCGTCCCTGATTG GGACGTGATGGGCTTCCCGGTGGTCGAGTGTTCGTCCGACGGCTCCTTCCTTCTCTCCAAACCTCCAAAAACCGGCGGCCTGGTCTCCGCCGGGACGGTGGCGGAGCAGCTGGTGTACGAGATCGGCGACCCGCGCCGATACCTGCTGCCTGACGTCACCTGCGACTTCAGCCAGGTGGTCCTCCAGGAAGTACCCG GAGCAGAGGGAGGAGCTGTCAGCGTCAGAGGAGCCAGAGGTTTCCCTCCACCACACCACTACAAG GTGTGCGCCACGTACCTGGACGGGTTCAGAGCCACGGCGGTCTGTCCGGTCGGAGGTCCGAGGGCGGCCGAGAAGGCCAGACGGACGGCAGAGAGCCTCATCAAACG AACCAGACGTCTGTTCCAGCTGCTGAGTCTGGACGACTTCAGCGCCGTCAACATCCAGATCCTGGGAGCCGAGGACACGTACGGGCACAACGCTCGCAACAAG GAATCCAGGGAGGCGGTGATCTGGATGTCCGTCCACCACCAGCAGAAGAAAGCTCTGGAAGTCTTCTCCAGAGAAATCGCCTCGGCTGGAACCGGCATGG CTCCTGGGCTCACGGGCATCGTTGGAGGACGACCCAGAGT GTCTCCAGTTCTGAAGCCCTTTTTCTTCTTACAGCCTAAATCTGAGCTGACG GTGGACATCCATCTAGACGGAAAGCTGGTGGAGTCGCTCAAAGAGGCGGAGCCAGACACATCGCTGAAGgatgaagccccgcccacctcagGAGACGACCTACCTGACACAG AGCTGCCCAGCGGACCACACAGCTACCGACTGGAGGAGCTGGCGTTCACCAGGAGCGGCGACAAAGGAGACTCGGCGAACATCG GAGTTGTAGCTCGTCATCCTCTCTTCTTCCCGTACCTGAAGAAACACCTGACCACCGCTGTTGTCCAGGAGTACTTCTCCCACCTCATTGAACCGGGACAGCATGATGCGGTCACACG GGGAAGGCCTACGGACAGATGCTGCTGGACCTGA
- the lratb.1 gene encoding uncharacterized protein lratb.1 isoform X1, giving the protein MSSLARLLRAARPAGGRESRAFRAEKRLIWSLKTNFLHRSSASVPPPHTGSHRRDRSGSAGTGTVRIGCASGFWGDTATSVPQLIFGGELDFLVFDYLSEITMSLLTAARTKAPNLGYAPDFVHAALAPFINDIHRKGIRIVSNAGGVNPLACAEAIQEVVKKAGLDLKVAVVTGDDLMPRKGKMSEVKMADGEGVQRLPRTLHSMNAYLGAEPIRRCLDLGADVVVTGRCVDSAVALGPLMHAFGWRSSDYDLLAAGSSCCSCCCRVSLAGHLIECGAQSTGGIFTDWHTVPDWDVMGFPVVECSSDGSFLLSKPPKTGGLVSAGTVAEQLVYEIGDPRRYLLPDVTCDFSQVVLQEVPGAEGGAVSVRGARGFPPPHHYKVCATYLDGFRATAVCPVGGPRAAEKARRTAESLIKRTRRLFQLLSLDDFSAVNIQILGAEDTYGHNARNKESREAVIWMSVHHQQKKALEVFSREIASAGTGMAPGLTGIVGGRPRVSPVLKPFFFLQPKSELTVDIHLDGKLVESLKEAEPDTSLKDEAPPTSGDDLPDTELPSGPHSYRLEELAFTRSGDKGDSANIGVVARHPLFFPYLKKHLTTAVVQEYFSHLIEPGQHDAVTRYTLPGIHALNFVLQRSLGGGGVASLRSDPQGKAYGQMLLDLKLRGLPDLKSLVD; this is encoded by the exons ATGTCTAGCCTCGCGCGGCTGCTCCGGGCCGCGCGCCCCGCTGGCGGGCGGGAGTCACGCGCCTTTCGCGCAGAAAAACGCCTCATTTGGAGTCTGAAAACGAACTTTTTACACCGTAGTTCGGCTTCGGTTCCGCCCCCTCACACTGGCTCACACAGAAGAGACCGTTCCGGTTCTGCTGGGACCGGGACGGTCCGGATCGGCTGCGCCTCCGGGTTCTGGGGGGACACGGCCACCTCAG TGCCTCAGCTGATCTTCGGCGGGGAGCTGGACTTCCTGGTCTTCGACTACCTCAGTGAGATCACCATGTCTCTGCTCACCGCCGCCAGAACCAAGGCGCCT AACCTGGGTTATGCTCCAGACTTTGTCCACGCCGCTCTGGCGCCGTTCATCAACGACATCCACAGGAAAG GTATCCGTATCGTCAGTAACGCCGGCGGCGTGAACCCTCTGGCCTGCGCCGAGGCCATACAGGAGGTCGTCAAAAAGGCGGGGCTTGACCTTAAGGTTGCCGTGGTGACGGGCGATGACCTCATGCCGCGG AAGGGCAAAATGTCAGAAGTTAAGATGGCTGACGGCGAGGGCGTGCAGCGGCTGCCGCGGACGCTGCACAGCATGAACGCTTACCTGGG GGCCGAGCCCATCCGCCGCTGCCTGGACCTGGGCGCCGACGTGGTGGTGACGGGACGCTGCGTGGACAGCGCCGTGGCGCTGGGGCCGCTCATGCACGCT TTCGGGTGGAGAAGCAGCGACTATGATCTTCTGGCAGCAGGAAG CAGTTGTTGTAGCTGTTGCTGTCGTGTCAGTCTGGCAGGTCACCTGATCGAGTGTGGCGCCCAGAGCACGGGAGGCATCTTCACCGACTGGCACACCGTCCCTGATTG GGACGTGATGGGCTTCCCGGTGGTCGAGTGTTCGTCCGACGGCTCCTTCCTTCTCTCCAAACCTCCAAAAACCGGCGGCCTGGTCTCCGCCGGGACGGTGGCGGAGCAGCTGGTGTACGAGATCGGCGACCCGCGCCGATACCTGCTGCCTGACGTCACCTGCGACTTCAGCCAGGTGGTCCTCCAGGAAGTACCCG GAGCAGAGGGAGGAGCTGTCAGCGTCAGAGGAGCCAGAGGTTTCCCTCCACCACACCACTACAAG GTGTGCGCCACGTACCTGGACGGGTTCAGAGCCACGGCGGTCTGTCCGGTCGGAGGTCCGAGGGCGGCCGAGAAGGCCAGACGGACGGCAGAGAGCCTCATCAAACG AACCAGACGTCTGTTCCAGCTGCTGAGTCTGGACGACTTCAGCGCCGTCAACATCCAGATCCTGGGAGCCGAGGACACGTACGGGCACAACGCTCGCAACAAG GAATCCAGGGAGGCGGTGATCTGGATGTCCGTCCACCACCAGCAGAAGAAAGCTCTGGAAGTCTTCTCCAGAGAAATCGCCTCGGCTGGAACCGGCATGG CTCCTGGGCTCACGGGCATCGTTGGAGGACGACCCAGAGT GTCTCCAGTTCTGAAGCCCTTTTTCTTCTTACAGCCTAAATCTGAGCTGACG GTGGACATCCATCTAGACGGAAAGCTGGTGGAGTCGCTCAAAGAGGCGGAGCCAGACACATCGCTGAAGgatgaagccccgcccacctcagGAGACGACCTACCTGACACAG AGCTGCCCAGCGGACCACACAGCTACCGACTGGAGGAGCTGGCGTTCACCAGGAGCGGCGACAAAGGAGACTCGGCGAACATCG GAGTTGTAGCTCGTCATCCTCTCTTCTTCCCGTACCTGAAGAAACACCTGACCACCGCTGTTGTCCAGGAGTACTTCTCCCACCTCATTGAACCGGGACAGCATGATGCGGTCACACG GTACACACTGCCAGGCATCCACGCGCTCAACTTTGTTCTGCAGCGATCGCTGGGCGGGGGAGGGGTGGCGTCTCTGCGCAGCGACCCCCAG GGGAAGGCCTACGGACAGATGCTGCTGGACCTGAAGCTCAGGGGGCTGCCGGACCTCAAGTCCCTGGTGGACTGA
- the lratb.1 gene encoding uncharacterized protein lratb.1 isoform X2 has product MSSLARLLRAARPAGGRESRAFRAEKRLIWSLKTNFLHRSSASVPPPHTGSHRRDRSGSAGTGTVRIGCASGFWGDTATSVPQLIFGGELDFLVFDYLSEITMSLLTAARTKAPNLGYAPDFVHAALAPFINDIHRKGIRIVSNAGGVNPLACAEAIQEVVKKAGLDLKVAVVTGDDLMPRKGKMSEVKMADGEGVQRLPRTLHSMNAYLGAEPIRRCLDLGADVVVTGRCVDSAVALGPLMHAFGWRSSDYDLLAAGSCCSCCCRVSLAGHLIECGAQSTGGIFTDWHTVPDWDVMGFPVVECSSDGSFLLSKPPKTGGLVSAGTVAEQLVYEIGDPRRYLLPDVTCDFSQVVLQEVPGAEGGAVSVRGARGFPPPHHYKVCATYLDGFRATAVCPVGGPRAAEKARRTAESLIKRTRRLFQLLSLDDFSAVNIQILGAEDTYGHNARNKESREAVIWMSVHHQQKKALEVFSREIASAGTGMAPGLTGIVGGRPRVSPVLKPFFFLQPKSELTVDIHLDGKLVESLKEAEPDTSLKDEAPPTSGDDLPDTELPSGPHSYRLEELAFTRSGDKGDSANIGVVARHPLFFPYLKKHLTTAVVQEYFSHLIEPGQHDAVTRYTLPGIHALNFVLQRSLGGGGVASLRSDPQGKAYGQMLLDLKLRGLPDLKSLVD; this is encoded by the exons ATGTCTAGCCTCGCGCGGCTGCTCCGGGCCGCGCGCCCCGCTGGCGGGCGGGAGTCACGCGCCTTTCGCGCAGAAAAACGCCTCATTTGGAGTCTGAAAACGAACTTTTTACACCGTAGTTCGGCTTCGGTTCCGCCCCCTCACACTGGCTCACACAGAAGAGACCGTTCCGGTTCTGCTGGGACCGGGACGGTCCGGATCGGCTGCGCCTCCGGGTTCTGGGGGGACACGGCCACCTCAG TGCCTCAGCTGATCTTCGGCGGGGAGCTGGACTTCCTGGTCTTCGACTACCTCAGTGAGATCACCATGTCTCTGCTCACCGCCGCCAGAACCAAGGCGCCT AACCTGGGTTATGCTCCAGACTTTGTCCACGCCGCTCTGGCGCCGTTCATCAACGACATCCACAGGAAAG GTATCCGTATCGTCAGTAACGCCGGCGGCGTGAACCCTCTGGCCTGCGCCGAGGCCATACAGGAGGTCGTCAAAAAGGCGGGGCTTGACCTTAAGGTTGCCGTGGTGACGGGCGATGACCTCATGCCGCGG AAGGGCAAAATGTCAGAAGTTAAGATGGCTGACGGCGAGGGCGTGCAGCGGCTGCCGCGGACGCTGCACAGCATGAACGCTTACCTGGG GGCCGAGCCCATCCGCCGCTGCCTGGACCTGGGCGCCGACGTGGTGGTGACGGGACGCTGCGTGGACAGCGCCGTGGCGCTGGGGCCGCTCATGCACGCT TTCGGGTGGAGAAGCAGCGACTATGATCTTCTGGCAGCAGGAAG TTGTTGTAGCTGTTGCTGTCGTGTCAGTCTGGCAGGTCACCTGATCGAGTGTGGCGCCCAGAGCACGGGAGGCATCTTCACCGACTGGCACACCGTCCCTGATTG GGACGTGATGGGCTTCCCGGTGGTCGAGTGTTCGTCCGACGGCTCCTTCCTTCTCTCCAAACCTCCAAAAACCGGCGGCCTGGTCTCCGCCGGGACGGTGGCGGAGCAGCTGGTGTACGAGATCGGCGACCCGCGCCGATACCTGCTGCCTGACGTCACCTGCGACTTCAGCCAGGTGGTCCTCCAGGAAGTACCCG GAGCAGAGGGAGGAGCTGTCAGCGTCAGAGGAGCCAGAGGTTTCCCTCCACCACACCACTACAAG GTGTGCGCCACGTACCTGGACGGGTTCAGAGCCACGGCGGTCTGTCCGGTCGGAGGTCCGAGGGCGGCCGAGAAGGCCAGACGGACGGCAGAGAGCCTCATCAAACG AACCAGACGTCTGTTCCAGCTGCTGAGTCTGGACGACTTCAGCGCCGTCAACATCCAGATCCTGGGAGCCGAGGACACGTACGGGCACAACGCTCGCAACAAG GAATCCAGGGAGGCGGTGATCTGGATGTCCGTCCACCACCAGCAGAAGAAAGCTCTGGAAGTCTTCTCCAGAGAAATCGCCTCGGCTGGAACCGGCATGG CTCCTGGGCTCACGGGCATCGTTGGAGGACGACCCAGAGT GTCTCCAGTTCTGAAGCCCTTTTTCTTCTTACAGCCTAAATCTGAGCTGACG GTGGACATCCATCTAGACGGAAAGCTGGTGGAGTCGCTCAAAGAGGCGGAGCCAGACACATCGCTGAAGgatgaagccccgcccacctcagGAGACGACCTACCTGACACAG AGCTGCCCAGCGGACCACACAGCTACCGACTGGAGGAGCTGGCGTTCACCAGGAGCGGCGACAAAGGAGACTCGGCGAACATCG GAGTTGTAGCTCGTCATCCTCTCTTCTTCCCGTACCTGAAGAAACACCTGACCACCGCTGTTGTCCAGGAGTACTTCTCCCACCTCATTGAACCGGGACAGCATGATGCGGTCACACG GTACACACTGCCAGGCATCCACGCGCTCAACTTTGTTCTGCAGCGATCGCTGGGCGGGGGAGGGGTGGCGTCTCTGCGCAGCGACCCCCAG GGGAAGGCCTACGGACAGATGCTGCTGGACCTGAAGCTCAGGGGGCTGCCGGACCTCAAGTCCCTGGTGGACTGA
- the lratb.1 gene encoding uncharacterized protein lratb.1 isoform X3 encodes MSSLARLLRAARPAGGRESRAFRAEKRLIWSLKTNFLHRSSASVPPPHTGSHRRDRSGSAGTGTVRIGCASGFWGDTATSVPQLIFGGELDFLVFDYLSEITMSLLTAARTKAPNLGYAPDFVHAALAPFINDIHRKGIRIVSNAGGVNPLACAEAIQEVVKKAGLDLKVAVVTGDDLMPRKGKMSEVKMADGEGVQRLPRTLHSMNAYLGAEPIRRCLDLGADVVVTGRCVDSAVALGPLMHAFGWRSSDYDLLAAGSLAGHLIECGAQSTGGIFTDWHTVPDWDVMGFPVVECSSDGSFLLSKPPKTGGLVSAGTVAEQLVYEIGDPRRYLLPDVTCDFSQVVLQEVPGAEGGAVSVRGARGFPPPHHYKVCATYLDGFRATAVCPVGGPRAAEKARRTAESLIKRTRRLFQLLSLDDFSAVNIQILGAEDTYGHNARNKESREAVIWMSVHHQQKKALEVFSREIASAGTGMAPGLTGIVGGRPRVSPVLKPFFFLQPKSELTVDIHLDGKLVESLKEAEPDTSLKDEAPPTSGDDLPDTELPSGPHSYRLEELAFTRSGDKGDSANIGVVARHPLFFPYLKKHLTTAVVQEYFSHLIEPGQHDAVTRYTLPGIHALNFVLQRSLGGGGVASLRSDPQGKAYGQMLLDLKLRGLPDLKSLVD; translated from the exons ATGTCTAGCCTCGCGCGGCTGCTCCGGGCCGCGCGCCCCGCTGGCGGGCGGGAGTCACGCGCCTTTCGCGCAGAAAAACGCCTCATTTGGAGTCTGAAAACGAACTTTTTACACCGTAGTTCGGCTTCGGTTCCGCCCCCTCACACTGGCTCACACAGAAGAGACCGTTCCGGTTCTGCTGGGACCGGGACGGTCCGGATCGGCTGCGCCTCCGGGTTCTGGGGGGACACGGCCACCTCAG TGCCTCAGCTGATCTTCGGCGGGGAGCTGGACTTCCTGGTCTTCGACTACCTCAGTGAGATCACCATGTCTCTGCTCACCGCCGCCAGAACCAAGGCGCCT AACCTGGGTTATGCTCCAGACTTTGTCCACGCCGCTCTGGCGCCGTTCATCAACGACATCCACAGGAAAG GTATCCGTATCGTCAGTAACGCCGGCGGCGTGAACCCTCTGGCCTGCGCCGAGGCCATACAGGAGGTCGTCAAAAAGGCGGGGCTTGACCTTAAGGTTGCCGTGGTGACGGGCGATGACCTCATGCCGCGG AAGGGCAAAATGTCAGAAGTTAAGATGGCTGACGGCGAGGGCGTGCAGCGGCTGCCGCGGACGCTGCACAGCATGAACGCTTACCTGGG GGCCGAGCCCATCCGCCGCTGCCTGGACCTGGGCGCCGACGTGGTGGTGACGGGACGCTGCGTGGACAGCGCCGTGGCGCTGGGGCCGCTCATGCACGCT TTCGGGTGGAGAAGCAGCGACTATGATCTTCTGGCAGCAGGAAG TCTGGCAGGTCACCTGATCGAGTGTGGCGCCCAGAGCACGGGAGGCATCTTCACCGACTGGCACACCGTCCCTGATTG GGACGTGATGGGCTTCCCGGTGGTCGAGTGTTCGTCCGACGGCTCCTTCCTTCTCTCCAAACCTCCAAAAACCGGCGGCCTGGTCTCCGCCGGGACGGTGGCGGAGCAGCTGGTGTACGAGATCGGCGACCCGCGCCGATACCTGCTGCCTGACGTCACCTGCGACTTCAGCCAGGTGGTCCTCCAGGAAGTACCCG GAGCAGAGGGAGGAGCTGTCAGCGTCAGAGGAGCCAGAGGTTTCCCTCCACCACACCACTACAAG GTGTGCGCCACGTACCTGGACGGGTTCAGAGCCACGGCGGTCTGTCCGGTCGGAGGTCCGAGGGCGGCCGAGAAGGCCAGACGGACGGCAGAGAGCCTCATCAAACG AACCAGACGTCTGTTCCAGCTGCTGAGTCTGGACGACTTCAGCGCCGTCAACATCCAGATCCTGGGAGCCGAGGACACGTACGGGCACAACGCTCGCAACAAG GAATCCAGGGAGGCGGTGATCTGGATGTCCGTCCACCACCAGCAGAAGAAAGCTCTGGAAGTCTTCTCCAGAGAAATCGCCTCGGCTGGAACCGGCATGG CTCCTGGGCTCACGGGCATCGTTGGAGGACGACCCAGAGT GTCTCCAGTTCTGAAGCCCTTTTTCTTCTTACAGCCTAAATCTGAGCTGACG GTGGACATCCATCTAGACGGAAAGCTGGTGGAGTCGCTCAAAGAGGCGGAGCCAGACACATCGCTGAAGgatgaagccccgcccacctcagGAGACGACCTACCTGACACAG AGCTGCCCAGCGGACCACACAGCTACCGACTGGAGGAGCTGGCGTTCACCAGGAGCGGCGACAAAGGAGACTCGGCGAACATCG GAGTTGTAGCTCGTCATCCTCTCTTCTTCCCGTACCTGAAGAAACACCTGACCACCGCTGTTGTCCAGGAGTACTTCTCCCACCTCATTGAACCGGGACAGCATGATGCGGTCACACG GTACACACTGCCAGGCATCCACGCGCTCAACTTTGTTCTGCAGCGATCGCTGGGCGGGGGAGGGGTGGCGTCTCTGCGCAGCGACCCCCAG GGGAAGGCCTACGGACAGATGCTGCTGGACCTGAAGCTCAGGGGGCTGCCGGACCTCAAGTCCCTGGTGGACTGA
- the LOC112156356 gene encoding lecithin retinol acyltransferase-like yields the protein MLDTLIFLLERLFLLAHVKLSSLLPPQAEGSARCEREDPPAAGAQRFQRGDLLEVPRTLFTHFGIYLGENRVAHLIPDVLPALTADARQIQEMVTNTRLLLGVLSKRASVRVDSVEDFAYGARILLNAMDGAVRRGPLPAEEVARRAERLLGGVRYSLLWNNCEHYVTFCRYGSAQSLQTDQVSRARTGAAGGREVGTRTRNTPI from the coding sequence ATGCTGGACACGCTCATCTTCCTCCTGGAGAGGCTCTTCCTCCTCGCGCACGTCAAGCTCTCCAGCCTGCTGCCCCCCCAGGCGGAGGGCAGCGCGCGCTGCGAGCGCGAGGACCCCCCCGCCGCGGGCGCGCAGCGGTTCCAGCGCGGGGACCTGCTGGAGGTCCCGCGGACCCTCTTCACCCACTTCGGCATCTACCTGGGGGAGAACCGGGTGGCGCACCTGATCCCGGACGTGCTTCCCGCGCTCACCGCCGACGCGCGCCAGATCCAGGAGATGGTGACCAACACGCGCCTGCTGCTCGGCGTGCTCTCCAAGCGCGCCAGCGTGCGCGTGGACTCCGTGGAGGACTTCGCGTACGGCGCGCGCATCCTGCTGAACGCCATGGACGGCGCCGTGCGCCGCGGCCCGCTGCCCGCAGAGGAGGTGGCCCGGCGGGCGGAGCGGCTGCTGGGCGGCGTGCGCTACAGCCTGCTGTGGAACAACTGCGAGCACTACGTCACCTTCTGCCGCTACGGGAGCGCGCAGAGCCTGCAGACCGACCAGGTGAGCCGCGCGCGCACAGGTGCTGCGGGAGGGAGGGAGGTAGGGACGCGCACCCGGAACACCCCAATCTGA